From a single Clupea harengus chromosome 24, Ch_v2.0.2, whole genome shotgun sequence genomic region:
- the lpar2b gene encoding lysophosphatidic acid receptor 2b isoform X2: MNMDMEGDDQPGCFYNKSVEFFYNNSGKNISKFWRRRDYVVVSLGMMVCIIVILANILVMTAIFINRRFHFPIYYLLGNLAFADLFAGSSYLFLMFHTGPWTIRLTQYRWFIRQSLIDTSLTASVINLLAIAVERHQTVFTMQLHSTMTNKRVVLLILGIWAVAILMGLIPTMGWHCLCDLDSCSTMAPMYSRKYLIFWALLNLLIFLIMVAVYTRIFLYVRHKSHRMSQHTSQTKHKETVENLMKTVVMILGAFVICWTPGLVVLLLDGLDCVSCQVLKYEKYFLILAECNSLVNPIIYSYRDKDMRRTFRKILCYLCPVRCRRAAGADASGVRFSTVDHEPVKDQNQKEPNGTRLELGQAENLLSSSES; this comes from the exons atgaacatgGATATGGAAGGCGATGACCAGCCCGGGTGCTTCTACAACAAGTCAGTGGAGTTTTTCTACAACAACAGTGGCAAGAACATCAGCAAGTTCTGGCGTCGCCGCGACTACGTCGTGGTTTCACTAGGCATGATGGTCTGCATCATCGTCATCCTCGCCAACATCCTGGTCATGACGGCCATCTTCATCAACCGCCGCTTCCACTTCCCCATCTACTACCTGTTGGGCAACCTGGCCTTCGCCGACCTCTTCGCCGGGTCCTCCTACCTCTTCCTCATGTTCCACACCGGGCCCTGGACTATCCGCCTCACCCAGTACCGGTGGTTCATTAGacag agtcTAATAGACACCAGCCTCACGGCGTCGGTGATCAACCTCCTGGCCATCGCGGTGGAGCGCCACCAGACCGTCTTCACCATGCAGCTGCACAGCACCATGACCAACAAGCGCGTGGTGCTGCTCATCCTGGGCATCTGGGCCGTGGCCATCCTCATGGGCCTGATCCCCACCATGGGCTGGCACTGCCTGTGCGACCTGGACAGCTGCTCCACCATGGCGCCCATGTACAGCCGCAAGTACCTGATCTTCTGGGCCTTGCTCAACCTGCTCATCTTCCTGATCATGGTGGCCGTCTACACGCGCATCTTCCTGTACGTGCGCCACAAGAGCCACCGCATGTCGCAGCACACCTCGCAGACCAAGCACAAGGAGACGGTGGAGAACCTCATGAAGACCGTGGTCATGATCTTAG gtGCCTTTGTGATCTGCTGGACCCCGGGTCTGGTGGTTCTGCTGCTTGACGGGCTGGACTGTGTGTCCTGCCAGGTGCTAAAATACGAGAAGTACTTCCTGATCCTGGCCGAGTGCAACTCGCTGGTCAACCCCATCATCTACTCCTACCGCGACAAGGACATGCGCCGCACCTTCCGCAAGATCCTCTGCTACCTGTGCCCGGTCCGGTGCCGGAGGGCTGCCGGCGCCGATGCCTCGGGGGTGCGTTTCAGCACGGTGGACCACGAG CCTGTGAAGGACCAGAACCAGAAGGAACCGAACGGAACTCGGCTGGAACTGGGCCAAGCGGAGAACCTTCTGAGCTCCTCAGAAAGCTAA
- the lpar2b gene encoding lysophosphatidic acid receptor 2b isoform X1, producing MNMDMEGDDQPGCFYNKSVEFFYNNSGKNISKFWRRRDYVVVSLGMMVCIIVILANILVMTAIFINRRFHFPIYYLLGNLAFADLFAGSSYLFLMFHTGPWTIRLTQYRWFIRQSLIDTSLTASVINLLAIAVERHQTVFTMQLHSTMTNKRVVLLILGIWAVAILMGLIPTMGWHCLCDLDSCSTMAPMYSRKYLIFWALLNLLIFLIMVAVYTRIFLYVRHKSHRMSQHTSQTKHKETVENLMKTVVMILGAFVICWTPGLVVLLLDGLDCVSCQVLKYEKYFLILAECNSLVNPIIYSYRDKDMRRTFRKILCYLCPVRCRRAAGADASGVRFSTVDHERSTRISSQLRPVKDQNQKEPNGTRLELGQAENLLSSSES from the exons atgaacatgGATATGGAAGGCGATGACCAGCCCGGGTGCTTCTACAACAAGTCAGTGGAGTTTTTCTACAACAACAGTGGCAAGAACATCAGCAAGTTCTGGCGTCGCCGCGACTACGTCGTGGTTTCACTAGGCATGATGGTCTGCATCATCGTCATCCTCGCCAACATCCTGGTCATGACGGCCATCTTCATCAACCGCCGCTTCCACTTCCCCATCTACTACCTGTTGGGCAACCTGGCCTTCGCCGACCTCTTCGCCGGGTCCTCCTACCTCTTCCTCATGTTCCACACCGGGCCCTGGACTATCCGCCTCACCCAGTACCGGTGGTTCATTAGacag agtcTAATAGACACCAGCCTCACGGCGTCGGTGATCAACCTCCTGGCCATCGCGGTGGAGCGCCACCAGACCGTCTTCACCATGCAGCTGCACAGCACCATGACCAACAAGCGCGTGGTGCTGCTCATCCTGGGCATCTGGGCCGTGGCCATCCTCATGGGCCTGATCCCCACCATGGGCTGGCACTGCCTGTGCGACCTGGACAGCTGCTCCACCATGGCGCCCATGTACAGCCGCAAGTACCTGATCTTCTGGGCCTTGCTCAACCTGCTCATCTTCCTGATCATGGTGGCCGTCTACACGCGCATCTTCCTGTACGTGCGCCACAAGAGCCACCGCATGTCGCAGCACACCTCGCAGACCAAGCACAAGGAGACGGTGGAGAACCTCATGAAGACCGTGGTCATGATCTTAG gtGCCTTTGTGATCTGCTGGACCCCGGGTCTGGTGGTTCTGCTGCTTGACGGGCTGGACTGTGTGTCCTGCCAGGTGCTAAAATACGAGAAGTACTTCCTGATCCTGGCCGAGTGCAACTCGCTGGTCAACCCCATCATCTACTCCTACCGCGACAAGGACATGCGCCGCACCTTCCGCAAGATCCTCTGCTACCTGTGCCCGGTCCGGTGCCGGAGGGCTGCCGGCGCCGATGCCTCGGGGGTGCGTTTCAGCACGGTGGACCACGAG AGAAGCACAAGGATTTCTTCCCAATTGCGG CCTGTGAAGGACCAGAACCAGAAGGAACCGAACGGAACTCGGCTGGAACTGGGCCAAGCGGAGAACCTTCTGAGCTCCTCAGAAAGCTAA
- the LOC105903161 gene encoding NACHT, LRR and PYD domains-containing protein 12-like, which translates to MGSPHSTPKQRKSREEEGTGLGLRSTTAPYPQGPAVDTPQTAIAAQRHGEVNTPVSTMTAQTHGVVNAPQIAHSHFQGAVTFNMVTHMHSTENAAEEDLRRATGALKGAEDADVQKVSAKLKSNLKKRFENIFEGIAKRGNPTLLNRIFTEVYITEGEREVVTDEHEIWQRMPEATQKNILRGDSFGRYSSEHEVWHLDAAAQAHTCQEPAINCNDLFKLRPGQDLRIRTALTKGVAGIGKTVSVHKFILDWAEEKANRDVDFIFVLPFRELNRYQDDQLSLHGLLKIFHPEIKLMKDMKKYDEAKIVFIFDGLDESQFPLRFQSNKFVADLAQRSSLDELLTNLFKGNLLPSAFMWITSRPAAVHRISSECLDRVTEIRGFSDRQKEEYFRKRVSDQSQADTIISHIRASRSLHTMCHIPVFCWITSTVLGRTLGGAIGGNIPYTLTGMYTRFLLIQTNVKNQKFYGKDERDLRGLSSSDVQILLRMGKLAFENLERSNLIFSERDLKTYGLNTEEISVHSGLFTAILRKEDPMCKGQWYSFVHLSVQEFLAALYVFLSFVCEKANPFQRSSDRTITDEEFWGVSPHNMTGLPKNDVQGATKAGQNTGNQPFTHEKYLSYVLDDSDCDSEDEALTKAQTFLGQQEPYQPYQHMLQDLATLHDLHRVAVDRSLESSNGHLDLFLRFLLGLSLEANYSLLRCLCLPPGTSQENIWRTTQYIKHRLGVEDQRKCPTPERCINLLHCLSEVGDITVVREIQSYLTSKNVPEKKLTAAQCSALAYMMLTSPNVLDEFDLKSYRTSAGGRRRLIPLVRCCRKALLANCQLTRRCFETVSSVLQSAGSPLRDLDLSHNFLVPQTLEKLRAGLASPHCSLDSLNLGCINLEQSGAALLKAALLGPHPQPTCLRLSGCYLRDDCSEILLAALQSEKSRLTLLDLSYSRMTDTGVTRVLTGLASPNSKLQTLRLGRCAMTEQSCEALGSVLPLSSLRELDLSGSGVGDEGVKQIFSGTSTRLETLRLRECYISDGACDVLAQTLSSPVLKELDLRDNHLRDSGVKLLCVGLAKPVCTLQSLGLSGCLVTEEGCRYLVCALKTNPSRLQTLDISYNHPAGSAVTMLSGVLQDPNYKLATLNMKDGGTQRVKPTMRKYACELTLDPDTKHQELWLSKNNKMAIITKYHLFALGEKASWFGVSCCEGLTGGRFYWEVEWTGAVVVGVKHKGKDSRYHKESWSLYCNSRSSQYEASHNNGFFKIDMADRESRRVGVYLDWPAGTLSFYTAAAGAASERLTHLHTFHSAFTKPLYPEFFLYDMPDASVAIVSE; encoded by the exons ATGGGTTCCCCCCACAGCACTCCCAAGcagagaaaaagcagagaagaagaagggaccGGGTTGGGCCTTAGATCCACCACCGCACCCTACCCACAGGGGCCTGCAGTTGACACACCTCAAACAGCCATTGCGGCTCAAAGACATGGGGAGGTCAACACTCCTGTGTCCACCATGACGGCTCAAACACACGGAGTGGTCAATGCGCCCCAGATTGCTCACAGTCATTTTCAGGGAGCTGTCACATTTAATATggtgacacacatgcatagcaCAG AAAATGCAGCAGAGGAAGATTTACGCAGAGCAACTGGGGCTTTGAAAGGAG CTGAAGATGCCGATGTGCAGAAAGTGTCTGCCAAGCTAAAGTCTAACCTGAAGAAGAGGTTTGAGAACATATTCGAGGGCATTGCCAAGCGAGGAAATCCAACTCTATTGAACCGGATTTTCACAGaggtctacatcacagagggagagagggaagttgTTACTGATGAGCACGAGATCTGGCAGAGGATGCCTGAAGCAACTCAGAAAAACATATTGAGAGGAGATAGTTTTGGTAGGTACAGCAGTGAGCATGAGGTGTGGCATCTGGACGCAGCGGCCcaggcacacacctgtcaagAACCTGCCATCAACTGCAATGACCTCTTCAAGCTTCGGCCTGGTCAGGACTTGCGCATCAGAACCGCGCTAACAAAGGGGGTGGCCGGAATCGGAAAAACCGTGTCTGTTCACAAGTTCATTTTAGACTGGGCCGAAGAGAAGGCCAATCGGGATGTGGATTTCATTTTTGTCCTTCCTTTCCGCGAGCTGAATCGCTATCAAGACGACCAGTTAAGTCTTCACGGGCTCCTTAAGATCTTCCACCCTGAGATTAAACTCATGAAAGACATGAAGAAATACGATGAAGCCAAAATCGTGTTCATatttgatggtctggatgaaaGTCAGTTCCCTTTAAGGTTTCAGAGCAACAAGTTTGTTGCAGACCTTGCACAGAGATCATCGCTGGATGAGCTGCTGACCAATCTCTTCAAAGGTAATCTCCTTCCTTCTGCCTTCATGTGGATAACATCACGACCAGCTGCAGTTCACCGGATCAGCTCTGAGTGTTTAGATCGAGTAACGGAGATACGAGGCTTCAGCGACCGCCAAAAGGAAGAATATTTCAGGAAGAGGGTTTCCGACCAGAGTCAAGCTGATACAATCATCTCGCACATCAGAGCATCCAGGAGCCTCCACAccatgtgccacattccagtTTTCTGTTGGATCACCTCAACCGTTCTGGGAAGAACGCTAGGTGGTGCAATCGGCGGAAACATTCCATACACGTTAACGGGAATGTACACTCGTTTCCTGCTCATCCAAACGAATGTGAAGAACCAGAAGTTTTATGGGAAAGATGAGAGGGATTTAAGAGGACTATCTTCATCCGATGTCCAAATCCTTCTCCGGATGGGAAAACTAGCCTTCGAAAACCTTGAGAGGAGCAATCTCATATTCTCTGAAAGAGACCTCAAAACGTACGGCTTGAACACTGAGGAAATATCGGTACACTCTGGACTTTTCACAGCAATCCTCAGAAAGGAGGACCCTATGTGTAAAGGGCAGTGGTACAGCTTTGTACACCTGAGCGTTCAGGAGTTCCTCGCCGCTCTCTATGTGTTCCTGTCCTTTGTCTGTGAGAAAGCCAATCCCTTTCAAAGAAGCTCGGACAGGACTATCACAGATGAGGAATTCTGGGGTGTCTCGCCTCACAACATGACAGGACTTCCCAAGAACGACGTTCAGGGTGCCACCAAGGCGGGTCAGAATACTGGGAACCAACCATTTACTCACGAGAAGTACCTATCCTACGTGCTAGATGACTCCGACTGTGACTCTGAGGATGAGGCTTTGACAAAGGCACAGACGTTCTTAGGGCAACAAGAACCATACCAGCCATACCAGCACATGCTACAGGACTTGGCCACACTGCATGACTTGCACAGGGTTGCAGTGGACAGGTCTTTGGAAAGCAGTAATGGCCATTTGGATCTCTTCCTCCGGTTCCTGCTTGGACTCTCGCTGGAAGCCAATTACAGCCTCCTCAGATGCCTGTGTTTGCCACCAGGTACCAGTCAGGAGAACATCTGGAGAACCACACAGTACATCAAACACAGGCTGGGAGTGGAAGACCAGAGGAAATGCCCTACTCCTGAAAGATGCATCAACCTCCTCCACTGCCTCTCTGAGGTGGGTGACATCACAGTGGTGAGGGAGATCCAGTCATACCTCACCTCCAAGAATGTTCCGGAGAAGAAGCTTACTGCGGCTCAGTGTTCCGCCTTGGCCTACATGATGTTGACCTCTCCGAATGTATtggatgagtttgacctgaAGAGCTACAGGACATCTGCAGGAGGTCGCCGAAGGCTGATTCCATTGGTTAGGTGCTGCAGAAAAGCACT ACTTGCCAATTGCCAACTCACGCGGAGATGCTTTGAGACGGTCTCCTCAGTCCTTCAGTCGGCTGGCTCCCCTCTCAGAGACCTGGACCTGAGCCACAACTTCCTGGTCCCGCAGACGCTGGAGAAACTCCGCGCTGGTCTAGCCAGCCCCCACTGCAGCCTGGACTCTCTGAACCTCGGCTGCATCAACCTGGAGCAGTCGGGGGCGGCGCTGCTGAAGGCGGCGCTGCTGGGACCTCATCCTCAGCCTACCTGTCTCAG ACTCAGTGGCTGCTATCTGAGAGACGACTGCAGTGAGATCCTTCTTGCAGCTCTTCAGTCAGAGAAATCCAGACTGACCCTACTAGACCTCTCCTACAGCCGCATGACTGACACCGGAGTCACACGTGTCCTGACTGGACTTGCGAGTCCGAACTCCAAACTTCAAACACTGAG GTTGGGACGCTGTGCGATGACTGAGCAATCCTGTGAGGCGCTGGGCTCTGTTCTACCGCTGTCCTCCCTCAGGGAACTGGACCTGAGTGGCAGTGGTGTGGGAGACGAAGGGGTGAAACAGATCTTTTCCGGAACATCGACTCGGCTGGAAACATTGAG ACTGAGGGAATGCTATATATCAGACGGTGCTTGTGATGTACTGGCACAGACCCTGAGTTCCCCTGTGCTGAAGGAGTTGGACCTGCGAGACAACCATCTcagagactcaggagtgaagctgTTGTGTGTTGGCCTGGCAAAGCCAGTCTGCACCCTTCAGTCTTTAGG GCTCTCTGGTTGCCTAGTCACAGAGGAAGGTTGCCGTTATCTGGTCTGTGCCCTCAAAACAAACCCCTCTCGCCTGCAAACGCTGGACATCAGCTACAACCACCCAGCGGGGTCTGCAGTGACAATGCTgtctggagtactgcaggatcCCAACTACAAACTGGCAACACTGAA CATGAAAGATGGTGGGACGCAAAGGGTTAAACCAACGATGAGGAAAT ACGCTTGTGAACTAACCCTGGACCCAGACACCAAACACCAGGAGCTGTGGCTGTCCAAGAACAACAAGATGGCCATTATAACAAAGTACCACCTCTTTGCTCTTGGGGAGAAAGCCAGCTGGTTCGGGGTGAGCTGTTGTGAAGGCCTCACAGGGGGACGTTTCTACTGGGAGGTGGAGTGGACCGGGGCGGTTGTGGTCGGTGTGAAGCACAAGGGGAAAGACTCGAGGTACCACAAAGAGTCCTGGAGCCTCTACTGCAACTCCCGTAGCTCACAATATGAGGCGAGCCACAACAACGGCTTCTTCAAGATCGACATGGCCGACAGAGAGTCCAGACGAGTGGGGGTGTACCTCGACTGGCCGGCCGGCACGCTGTCCTTCTACACGGCGGCGGCAGGCGCGGCTTCTGAAAGgctcacacaccttcacacttTTCACAGCGCTTTCACTAAGCCTCTGTACCCTGAGTTCTTCCTGTACGACATGCCAGATGCGTCTGTTGCCATTGTCTCTGAGTAG